One genomic window of Gemmatimonadales bacterium includes the following:
- the paaC gene encoding phenylacetate-CoA oxygenase subunit PaaC has product MSASLFEFLLRLGDDRLILGHRNAEWCGHGPILEEDIAITNIALDLTGAAQLLLDLAGRVEGQGRDADALAYWRDETQFRNLQMVELPRGDFAFTMVRQLFFSAWTHFHFEWLKGSAHEELAGIAAKAQKENRYHLRHAGEWVVRLGDGTEESHRRAQEAVDALWPWTDEMFATDAVDQAAEAELGLPARPDLKAEWRAVVLEVLGRARLTVPEAPMRMTGGRKGRHTESLGPLLAEMQIVPRSHPGATW; this is encoded by the coding sequence GTGTCGGCCTCTCTCTTCGAGTTCCTCCTCCGTCTGGGCGACGACCGCCTGATCCTGGGCCACCGCAACGCCGAGTGGTGCGGGCACGGTCCGATCCTGGAAGAGGACATCGCGATCACCAACATCGCGCTCGACCTGACCGGCGCTGCCCAGCTGCTGCTGGACCTGGCCGGCCGAGTCGAGGGTCAGGGCCGAGACGCCGACGCGCTGGCCTACTGGCGCGACGAGACGCAGTTCCGCAACCTGCAGATGGTGGAGCTGCCCCGCGGCGATTTTGCCTTCACCATGGTGCGGCAGCTCTTCTTCTCAGCGTGGACTCATTTCCACTTCGAGTGGCTCAAGGGATCGGCGCACGAGGAACTCGCCGGCATTGCCGCCAAGGCGCAGAAGGAAAATCGCTACCATCTACGTCATGCTGGTGAGTGGGTAGTGCGCCTGGGCGACGGCACCGAGGAGAGTCACCGCCGTGCTCAGGAAGCGGTTGACGCGCTCTGGCCCTGGACCGACGAGATGTTTGCGACGGACGCCGTCGATCAGGCTGCCGAGGCCGAACTCGGTCTGCCGGCTCGGCCCGATCTCAAGGCGGAATGGCGTGCGGTCGTGCTCGAGGTGCTCGGTCGGGCGCGGCTGACCGTTCCCGAGGCGCCGATGCGGATGACCGGCGGTCGCAAAGGACGGCACACCGAATCGCTTGGACCCCTCCTGGCCGAGATGCAGATCGTGCCCCGGTCGCATCCGGGCGCAACATGGTAG
- the paaA gene encoding 1,2-phenylacetyl-CoA epoxidase subunit A yields the protein MEMAADKTMTEDPVKMAEFDARIDAGETIEPKDWMPEKYRRQLTRMMSQHAHSEVVGMLPEGNWITRAPSLRRKMSLLAKVQDEAGHGLYIYCGTETLGTSRDELIDQYLYGTAKYSSIFNYPTLSWADMGVIGWFVDGAAIVNQTMLAHASYGPYARAMVRICKEENFHKRQGYEICATLARGTPAQKAMVQESVNRWWWPSLMMFGPHDKDSPNSGDLLRWKVKQKGNDELRQRFINLTIPQVKAIDLTVPDPDLRFDEASGNWEIGPIDWDEFKQVLAGNGPCNKERIAARRKAHEDGQWVRDAATAYAAKRQGATQAA from the coding sequence ATGGAGATGGCCGCCGATAAGACGATGACCGAGGATCCGGTCAAAATGGCCGAGTTCGACGCCCGGATCGATGCCGGTGAGACGATCGAGCCCAAGGACTGGATGCCGGAGAAGTACCGCCGGCAGCTGACCCGGATGATGTCCCAGCACGCCCATTCCGAAGTCGTCGGGATGCTCCCTGAGGGCAACTGGATTACCCGGGCGCCGAGCTTGCGCCGGAAGATGTCGCTCCTGGCCAAGGTCCAGGACGAAGCCGGCCACGGCCTCTATATCTATTGCGGTACCGAGACCCTCGGCACGTCCCGCGACGAGCTGATCGACCAGTACCTCTACGGCACCGCCAAGTATTCCAGCATCTTCAACTATCCGACCCTGAGCTGGGCCGACATGGGTGTGATCGGCTGGTTCGTCGACGGCGCCGCCATCGTCAATCAGACCATGCTGGCCCATGCGTCCTACGGGCCGTACGCCCGGGCCATGGTCCGGATCTGCAAGGAAGAGAACTTCCACAAGCGGCAGGGCTACGAGATCTGCGCCACCCTGGCCCGGGGCACCCCGGCCCAGAAGGCGATGGTTCAGGAGTCGGTCAACCGCTGGTGGTGGCCGTCGCTGATGATGTTCGGGCCCCACGACAAGGACTCGCCCAACAGCGGCGACCTGCTGCGCTGGAAGGTGAAGCAGAAGGGCAACGACGAGCTGCGCCAGCGGTTCATCAATCTGACGATTCCGCAGGTCAAGGCCATCGATCTGACGGTTCCCGATCCGGACCTCCGCTTCGACGAGGCGTCGGGTAACTGGGAAATCGGGCCGATCGACTGGGACGAGTTCAAGCAGGTGCTGGCCGGCAACGGCCCGTGCAACAAGGAACGGATCGCCGCGCGCCGGAAGGCGCACGAGGACGGGCAGTGGGTCCGCGATGCCGCCACGGCCTATGCGGCCAAGCGGCAGGGCGCAACCCAGGCCGCCTAA
- a CDS encoding 2-oxo acid dehydrogenase subunit E2 — protein MASPIDILLPADQAEGTTNTVGKWFKSAGDTVTADEPLLEITTDKVTVEIAAPGDGVLVEILKAEGDTVEPGEPLGRIGPAGSVAPAASAAPVAAAGASETAPRTRAPAADAEGTPELSPAVRRLIKEHGLDAATITGTGRGGRITVEDVERARNAGASQTGGRRIPHTPMRKSIAHHMAQSMATAPHVTSVFEVDLSAVIAHRNAHKADFESRGTKLTFTAYFVRATVAALEAVPEVNSRWHDDALELFDDCNVGVGTALETGGLIVPVILQAQTLDLEGTAARLQDLTSRARAGTLTPKDVQGGTFTISNHGVSGSLVATPIVINQPQSAILGIGKLENRVVADPNGVPVVRPRMYVTLTIDHRVLDGFQANAFLTRWVETIESWA, from the coding sequence ATGGCTTCACCCATCGATATTCTGCTCCCCGCCGACCAGGCCGAGGGCACCACCAACACCGTCGGCAAGTGGTTCAAATCCGCAGGCGATACCGTCACAGCGGACGAACCGCTGCTCGAAATCACCACCGACAAAGTGACGGTCGAAATCGCGGCTCCCGGCGACGGGGTGCTGGTCGAGATTCTCAAGGCCGAGGGTGATACGGTCGAGCCGGGTGAACCGCTCGGCCGGATCGGACCCGCCGGATCGGTTGCGCCTGCCGCCTCGGCGGCTCCGGTAGCAGCGGCAGGCGCCTCGGAGACTGCCCCGCGGACCCGGGCCCCAGCCGCGGATGCAGAGGGAACACCCGAACTGAGCCCGGCGGTCCGCCGGCTCATCAAGGAACACGGCCTCGATGCCGCGACGATCACTGGCACGGGCCGAGGCGGGCGGATTACGGTCGAGGACGTCGAGCGGGCCCGGAATGCCGGCGCCAGCCAGACCGGCGGGCGGCGGATTCCGCACACGCCGATGCGCAAGAGCATTGCGCATCACATGGCTCAGAGCATGGCCACGGCACCGCACGTCACCTCGGTCTTCGAGGTCGATCTCTCCGCCGTGATTGCGCACCGGAACGCCCACAAGGCCGACTTCGAATCGCGCGGCACCAAGCTGACGTTCACGGCGTACTTCGTTCGTGCCACGGTTGCTGCGCTCGAGGCCGTACCTGAAGTCAACAGCCGCTGGCACGACGATGCGCTCGAGCTCTTCGATGACTGCAACGTCGGCGTCGGCACGGCGCTCGAAACCGGCGGATTGATCGTTCCGGTCATCCTGCAGGCGCAGACCCTCGACCTGGAGGGCACCGCCGCGCGGCTGCAGGATCTGACGTCGCGGGCGCGGGCGGGCACACTCACCCCGAAGGATGTCCAGGGCGGCACCTTTACGATTTCGAATCACGGCGTGAGCGGCAGCCTGGTGGCGACCCCGATCGTCATCAATCAGCCGCAATCCGCCATTCTCGGCATCGGCAAACTCGAGAACCGGGTGGTGGCCGACCCGAACGGCGTCCCGGTGGTGCGCCCGCGAATGTATGTCACCCTGACGATCGACCATCGGGTGCTCGACGGTTTCCAGGCCAACGCGTTCCTCACCAGGTGGGTCGAGACGATCGAAAGCTGGGCATAG
- a CDS encoding CocE/NonD family hydrolase — MTGRLLSVITVLATLSTGPWPAVPIVVSADSLPRFAPNHGTVSSIADSVVRQFGVPVRMRDGVTLYADVYRPAVAHPVPVVLERTPYMRTGAGYAAAGRRWASLGYAYVVQDVRGRGDSEGRFDPLAQEVADGFDTQTWAGQQRWSTGRVGTVGGSYGGWTQTLPAHLNNPAVGAMIPTVTPSDPGGFWPQRRGGLSFGMLEWAMVVEGRTTRALPYELFDLVAAYKTRPIRDADLAIGSRSEIWREYLGRLEDADYWRTRSYQHLLPRSTIPMLHVTGWYDGTLGGSLENFAAVRTQGTPSARQHQYLVVGPWRHWVASDSRNTSLRGVEFGEESRVDLGAMSAAWFEHYLRRGSTDPIAWPRVRVFQMGANRWLGGDDWPLGGTRMETYYLDRTGDAGVLTSTSPRDDHALDRYTYDPADPTPFLWEVNVDSGNPDDYRPVEARPDVLVYTMPSPRTALSVCGPVRATLFAASSAHDTDWVARLSLVRADGYSQRLTEGWVRARERRGNFRNDPLVPGQVERYDLDLWGTCVLVKPGERLRLAVMSAAFPLLVPNFNSGGDLALETEPVVAQQTIHRGGAYASFVLLPVVPEPRVVRKP; from the coding sequence ATGACCGGACGTCTCCTCTCCGTCATCACTGTGCTCGCAACTCTCTCGACCGGTCCGTGGCCTGCCGTTCCCATTGTCGTCTCGGCCGACTCGTTGCCGCGATTCGCGCCGAATCATGGTACGGTTTCGAGTATCGCGGACTCCGTCGTTCGTCAGTTTGGGGTTCCCGTCCGGATGCGCGATGGGGTGACGCTCTATGCCGACGTCTATCGGCCAGCCGTCGCGCATCCGGTGCCGGTCGTGCTCGAGCGGACGCCCTACATGCGTACGGGCGCGGGGTATGCTGCCGCCGGCCGGCGCTGGGCCTCGCTCGGGTATGCCTATGTCGTGCAGGACGTTCGCGGTCGCGGCGACTCCGAGGGGCGTTTCGATCCGCTGGCGCAGGAAGTCGCCGACGGATTCGATACCCAGACTTGGGCAGGTCAGCAGCGGTGGTCGACCGGGCGGGTTGGTACTGTGGGTGGTTCCTATGGCGGTTGGACCCAGACCCTTCCTGCGCATCTCAACAATCCGGCAGTCGGCGCGATGATCCCGACGGTTACCCCATCGGATCCGGGTGGCTTCTGGCCCCAGCGACGCGGCGGGCTGTCGTTCGGGATGCTCGAGTGGGCCATGGTCGTCGAGGGTCGGACGACGCGGGCGCTTCCCTATGAGCTCTTTGATCTCGTGGCGGCGTACAAGACCCGCCCGATTCGAGATGCCGACCTGGCGATCGGTTCGCGGTCCGAGATCTGGCGTGAGTATCTCGGTCGACTCGAAGATGCCGATTATTGGAGGACGCGGAGCTATCAGCACCTTCTGCCTCGTTCGACCATTCCGATGCTGCACGTCACGGGATGGTACGACGGTACGTTAGGCGGCAGTCTCGAGAATTTCGCGGCGGTACGGACGCAAGGAACCCCTTCGGCGCGACAGCACCAGTATCTCGTGGTGGGGCCGTGGCGGCACTGGGTTGCCTCCGACTCTCGCAACACGAGCTTGCGCGGGGTGGAGTTTGGCGAAGAGTCTCGGGTTGACCTTGGTGCCATGTCGGCGGCGTGGTTCGAACACTACCTCCGGCGCGGTTCGACGGATCCGATTGCCTGGCCGCGAGTCCGAGTATTCCAGATGGGTGCCAATCGCTGGCTCGGCGGCGATGACTGGCCGCTCGGCGGGACGCGGATGGAGACCTACTATCTCGATCGCACTGGTGATGCGGGCGTCTTGACGTCCACGTCTCCAAGAGATGACCACGCTCTCGATCGGTACACCTACGATCCTGCCGATCCGACGCCCTTTCTCTGGGAAGTCAACGTCGACTCGGGCAACCCGGACGACTATCGCCCAGTCGAGGCGCGCCCTGACGTGCTGGTGTACACCATGCCGTCGCCGCGGACGGCGTTGTCCGTCTGTGGTCCCGTGCGCGCGACGCTCTTTGCCGCATCCTCGGCGCACGACACCGATTGGGTTGCGCGGCTGTCGCTGGTTCGCGCCGATGGTTATTCGCAGCGGCTGACCGAAGGCTGGGTGCGTGCACGAGAGCGTCGCGGCAATTTCCGCAACGATCCGCTCGTCCCGGGGCAGGTCGAGCGGTACGATCTCGACCTCTGGGGTACCTGTGTCCTGGTCAAGCCGGGCGAGCGGCTCCGGCTGGCGGTGATGTCGGCGGCGTTTCCGCTCCTGGTGCCCAACTTCAACAGCGGCGGCGATCTCGCGCTCGAGACAGAACCGGTAGTTGCGCAGCAGACGATTCACCGGGGCGGAGCGTACGCTTCGTTCGTGCTGCTCCCCGTGGTGCCCGAACCGCGCGTCGTTCGCAAGCCGTAA
- the paaJ gene encoding phenylacetate-CoA oxygenase subunit PaaJ, whose protein sequence is MVAIRSPEVERVFEILHEVKDPEVPVIDVVELGIVRSAQVEGNRVTVLVTPTYSGCPATKVIERDIAEALKRHGFEDVTVRTVFTPPWTTDWITADAREKLRAYGIAPPGPVGPGGLELVPLGGPTRSIACPYCGSKDTRRESEFGSTACKAIHVCHACHQPFEYFKPI, encoded by the coding sequence ATGGTAGCGATCCGGTCACCCGAGGTCGAGCGGGTCTTCGAGATCCTGCATGAGGTCAAGGATCCCGAAGTACCCGTCATCGACGTGGTCGAACTCGGCATCGTCCGCTCCGCCCAGGTCGAGGGCAATCGCGTGACGGTGTTGGTGACACCGACCTATTCCGGGTGCCCCGCCACCAAGGTGATCGAACGGGACATAGCCGAGGCGCTCAAACGGCACGGTTTCGAGGACGTGACGGTCAGGACGGTGTTCACGCCGCCTTGGACCACCGACTGGATCACGGCCGACGCGAGGGAAAAGCTGCGGGCCTACGGCATCGCCCCGCCCGGTCCGGTTGGGCCCGGCGGCCTCGAGCTGGTGCCGCTCGGCGGGCCGACCCGGAGCATCGCCTGTCCCTACTGCGGTTCGAAGGATACCCGCCGCGAAAGCGAGTTCGGGTCGACCGCCTGTAAAGCGATCCACGTTTGCCACGCCTGCCACCAGCCGTTCGAGTACTTCAAGCCGATCTGA
- a CDS encoding serine hydrolase: MRWQARIGAACATLLLVSTAEAQRTATPRLDRNFDAAIESVLKAWNVPGVGIAVVKGNEVVLLKGYGFKDLEQRLPVTGNTKFAIGSVTKSFTVTAMAAQAGDGKLDWDAPVRRYLPEFTMYDAVATERMTPRDLVTHRSGLPRHDALWGVVGFGRQEMLDRLRYLEPSHDFRSVWQYQNLMYMTAGLLSGKIENRSWEDVVRARVFQPLAMNTADFSVTDMARSPDFSYGHARLPNDSVVRIPFKNIDAIGPAGNINASAADMARYLILHMNRGLLDGKQVIPAAQIRDMHIPHMVMPSSPNPGAGGAEVGFQQYGMGFMVGTYRGRKLVQHGGNIDGFSAQMSFLPDDSVGVIVLTNMNGTQTRDFIPFMVYDRMLGLSQIDWSGRYLEQAARARARADSARGREVASKVAGTRPSHSLADYAGTYSHPGYGSIRVAVDGDKLRFTYGIFEGVGLNHWHYDVFETEPASPAIPRRMRVQFHMDPNGKIANLTMPIEPAIKPVSYTKDK; the protein is encoded by the coding sequence ATGCGTTGGCAAGCCCGCATCGGCGCCGCGTGCGCCACCCTGCTGCTCGTTTCGACCGCCGAGGCTCAACGAACCGCAACCCCGCGCCTCGACCGAAACTTCGATGCGGCCATCGAATCGGTGCTCAAGGCCTGGAACGTCCCGGGCGTTGGCATCGCCGTCGTCAAAGGCAACGAGGTCGTGTTGCTCAAAGGCTACGGATTCAAGGATCTGGAACAGCGGTTGCCGGTTACCGGGAATACCAAGTTCGCCATCGGCTCCGTCACCAAGTCGTTTACCGTGACCGCAATGGCCGCCCAGGCCGGCGACGGCAAGCTCGACTGGGACGCCCCGGTGCGCCGCTACCTGCCGGAATTCACCATGTACGACGCGGTGGCCACCGAACGCATGACGCCGCGCGATCTGGTAACCCACCGATCGGGCCTGCCCCGACATGACGCGCTCTGGGGCGTGGTCGGCTTCGGTCGCCAGGAAATGCTCGACCGCCTGCGCTATCTCGAGCCGTCACACGATTTCCGCAGCGTCTGGCAGTATCAGAACCTGATGTACATGACCGCGGGACTGCTGTCGGGCAAGATCGAAAACCGCTCCTGGGAAGACGTCGTTCGCGCCAGGGTGTTCCAGCCGCTGGCCATGAATACGGCGGACTTCTCGGTCACCGACATGGCCCGGTCGCCCGACTTCTCCTACGGCCATGCGCGGCTGCCGAACGACTCGGTGGTGCGAATCCCGTTCAAGAACATCGATGCCATCGGACCCGCCGGCAACATCAACGCCAGCGCAGCCGACATGGCCCGCTACCTGATTCTGCACATGAACCGCGGCCTGCTCGACGGCAAGCAGGTCATTCCCGCCGCGCAGATCCGCGACATGCACATTCCCCACATGGTGATGCCGAGTTCGCCGAATCCGGGGGCAGGCGGAGCGGAAGTCGGTTTTCAGCAGTACGGCATGGGCTTCATGGTGGGCACCTACCGGGGCCGCAAGCTGGTTCAGCACGGTGGCAACATCGACGGCTTCTCGGCGCAGATGTCCTTCCTGCCGGACGATTCGGTCGGCGTGATCGTGCTGACCAACATGAACGGGACCCAGACCCGCGACTTCATTCCGTTCATGGTGTATGACCGGATGCTCGGCCTCTCGCAGATCGACTGGAGCGGACGCTATCTCGAGCAGGCGGCGCGCGCCCGCGCCCGCGCCGATTCGGCCCGAGGCCGCGAGGTCGCTTCCAAGGTGGCCGGAACCCGGCCCTCCCACTCGCTGGCGGACTACGCGGGCACCTACAGCCATCCGGGCTACGGCAGCATCCGCGTCGCCGTCGACGGCGACAAACTGCGGTTTACCTACGGGATCTTCGAAGGCGTCGGCCTCAACCACTGGCACTACGACGTGTTTGAAACCGAGCCCGCCAGCCCGGCAATCCCGCGACGGATGCGAGTTCAGTTCCACATGGACCCGAACGGTAAGATTGCCAACCTGACGATGCCGATCGAACCCGCCATCAAGCCGGTGAGTTACACGAAGGACAAGTAA
- a CDS encoding mechanosensitive ion channel family protein — MLMSLDTIFYGNSLTQWLFAGVLTLSTWGAMLVVRRLISGRLTALAAATAGQWDDLIVAALSRTKPFFFATVSIVVGAQVLTLPPRLESFLAHLMAVVLLVQVGIWASLIARTLLDRYGASRAENDRGAATMMSAVGFVVQVLIWSGVFLLTLSNLGVDITALIAGLGVGGIAIALATQNILGDLLASLAIVLDKPFAIKDFIIVGDLMGSVEHIGLKTTRVRSLSGEQLVFSNADLLSSRIRNYGRMFERRVVLSIGVEYETPRAKLERIPAILKEAIGSQSGTRFDRSHFASFGDFSLDFESVYYVLSADFNRHMDIQQAINFRIHEQFEAEGIGFAYPTQRLVVERRRVQGSES, encoded by the coding sequence ATGCTTATGTCTCTCGATACGATCTTCTATGGGAATTCGTTGACTCAGTGGCTGTTCGCAGGCGTCCTCACCTTGTCGACCTGGGGCGCCATGCTGGTGGTGCGTCGCCTGATCTCCGGTCGGTTGACGGCGCTGGCGGCGGCGACCGCGGGCCAGTGGGACGATCTCATCGTCGCGGCGCTGAGTCGGACCAAGCCGTTCTTCTTCGCGACCGTATCGATCGTGGTCGGTGCTCAGGTGCTGACCCTGCCGCCGCGGCTCGAATCGTTCCTCGCGCACCTGATGGCCGTCGTGCTGCTGGTGCAGGTCGGGATCTGGGCGAGTCTGATCGCGCGAACGCTGCTGGATCGCTATGGCGCCAGTCGTGCCGAGAATGATCGTGGTGCTGCCACGATGATGAGCGCGGTCGGGTTCGTGGTACAGGTCCTGATCTGGTCGGGGGTGTTCCTGCTGACGCTCTCGAATCTGGGCGTCGACATCACCGCACTGATCGCCGGACTCGGCGTCGGCGGCATCGCGATTGCGCTTGCCACCCAGAATATTCTGGGCGACCTGCTCGCGTCGCTTGCCATCGTGCTCGACAAACCGTTCGCGATCAAGGACTTCATCATCGTGGGTGACCTGATGGGGTCGGTCGAGCACATCGGGCTCAAGACCACCCGGGTGCGGTCGCTGTCAGGTGAGCAACTCGTCTTTTCCAACGCCGATCTGCTGTCGAGCAGGATTCGCAACTACGGCAGGATGTTCGAGCGTCGAGTGGTGCTCTCGATCGGGGTCGAGTATGAAACGCCGAGAGCCAAGCTGGAACGGATCCCGGCAATCCTGAAAGAGGCAATCGGATCGCAATCGGGTACCCGATTCGATCGGAGTCACTTCGCCAGCTTCGGTGACTTTTCTCTCGACTTCGAGTCGGTCTACTACGTCCTGTCCGCCGACTTCAACCGGCACATGGATATTCAGCAGGCAATCAACTTCCGAATCCACGAGCAGTTCGAAGCGGAGGGTATCGGGTTTGCCTATCCGACCCAGCGGCTGGTCGTCGAACGGCGACGGGTTCAGGGCAGCGAATCATGA
- the paaB gene encoding 1,2-phenylacetyl-CoA epoxidase subunit B — translation MATESTERNEWPLWEVFTQPPNGKPHEHAGSVHAPDAEIALQNARDVYTRRGEAVSLWVVPSVAIVASAPSDAGPFFDPGNDKAYRHPQFYKIPRGVRGV, via the coding sequence ATGGCGACGGAATCGACCGAACGCAACGAATGGCCGCTCTGGGAAGTCTTTACCCAGCCGCCGAACGGTAAGCCTCACGAGCATGCAGGCAGCGTCCACGCTCCCGATGCGGAAATCGCCCTGCAGAACGCGCGCGACGTCTACACCCGTCGCGGCGAAGCCGTGAGCCTGTGGGTGGTGCCGAGCGTAGCTATCGTCGCGTCCGCGCCGAGCGACGCCGGGCCGTTCTTCGATCCGGGCAACGACAAGGCCTATCGCCATCCGCAGTTCTACAAGATTCCACGCGGCGTGCGGGGCGTTTGA
- a CDS encoding Ig-like domain-containing protein, protein MRRPDALVTSLAVAATVFLSACGGGTTPNPPSPPPVPPPPPPAAVASVAVAPGTATLVPQATQAFTATVRDGAGNTLSGRTVTWSSSQATVATVDGSGLVTALAVGSTTITATSEGQSGTAQVTVAVGAVVGSTGGTVTTPDGTVEIVIPSGALTGQTNITVTPLAAPRQALPADYQTMGPMYAFGPSGTTFSQPVTVKIKYDPAKLPKWVMAGDLALLHLSGSQWDTLTAFAIDTAAKVMSGKTTSFSDIGPGVEDPKVEMTPTSASVNHTHRSVVFHVSLAPRGADMNVPATQSFPVRYRWSTSGQNGALSVASGQWSTTAEAQYTATAGALAQMTGKIDDVTVDVLLNPQSLTPGSAEAQRIVTVKADIDADLELTYDLSPGVAEIGPGEVATFRLRANDKQGQELPIPVNFTGEWRSSANVGTLIANSTTQATYTAMSVFNHPPPRVDDVEVMLIEKIQRWVRTHRAGAFGFEGSSEEIRDFEIERAKPKSFVEVKVNYQAKLTPATDTLPIGGAVNLAVTVEPAYNGPGFRYRYTHTGTRGSIDLAQGVPLEDKTVRYTAKADGSGTGSDQVRVDVLSVVAGVIVQVVATGTANISIDDWLSGSFIVAEEPTPGGAFIAAQIVIPKRSGNPTYRLEVINNGETIVSKTFSGAETTNTRSVGQIFDGGSSWRLNLAGGFSTTPAGMEGRRNVYRTEYASVKVRYKVD, encoded by the coding sequence ATGCGTCGCCCTGATGCCCTGGTAACCTCTCTGGCCGTTGCGGCCACCGTCTTCCTGTCGGCGTGCGGCGGGGGGACCACTCCTAACCCACCCTCGCCCCCGCCGGTTCCGCCGCCGCCACCACCGGCCGCGGTCGCCAGTGTCGCGGTGGCGCCGGGAACGGCAACGCTGGTGCCGCAAGCGACCCAGGCCTTCACGGCCACGGTCAGGGACGGAGCAGGGAACACGCTCTCGGGTCGCACGGTCACCTGGTCGAGCAGCCAGGCCACGGTGGCGACAGTCGACGGCAGCGGTCTCGTCACCGCCCTGGCGGTCGGGAGCACGACGATCACCGCGACGAGCGAGGGGCAGTCTGGGACGGCGCAGGTCACCGTCGCCGTCGGCGCCGTGGTCGGGTCGACCGGGGGGACGGTGACGACTCCCGACGGCACGGTAGAGATCGTCATACCGTCTGGAGCGCTGACGGGCCAGACCAACATCACGGTGACCCCGCTGGCGGCCCCGAGACAGGCGCTGCCCGCAGACTACCAGACCATGGGGCCGATGTACGCCTTCGGACCGAGCGGTACCACGTTCAGTCAGCCGGTCACGGTCAAGATCAAGTACGATCCAGCCAAACTGCCCAAATGGGTCATGGCGGGCGACCTCGCACTGCTGCACCTGAGTGGCAGCCAGTGGGACACCCTGACGGCGTTTGCGATCGATACCGCTGCCAAGGTGATGTCCGGCAAGACGACGAGTTTCAGCGATATCGGGCCGGGGGTCGAGGACCCGAAGGTCGAAATGACACCCACGAGTGCCAGCGTGAATCACACCCACCGATCGGTGGTCTTCCATGTCTCGCTGGCTCCTCGAGGCGCCGACATGAACGTGCCTGCAACGCAGTCTTTTCCCGTTCGCTATCGATGGAGCACATCGGGCCAGAACGGGGCACTGAGCGTTGCGTCCGGGCAGTGGAGTACGACTGCCGAGGCCCAGTACACGGCAACGGCAGGCGCGCTCGCCCAGATGACCGGCAAGATCGATGACGTGACCGTCGATGTGCTGCTCAATCCGCAGTCGCTTACGCCGGGCTCGGCCGAGGCCCAGCGAATCGTCACCGTCAAGGCCGATATCGATGCGGATCTCGAGCTGACCTACGACCTGTCACCAGGTGTTGCCGAGATCGGTCCGGGCGAAGTCGCCACATTCCGCCTGCGCGCGAACGACAAGCAGGGTCAGGAACTTCCGATCCCGGTCAACTTCACGGGCGAATGGCGATCCTCGGCCAATGTGGGAACGCTGATTGCCAACAGCACGACTCAGGCAACCTACACGGCAATGAGTGTTTTCAATCATCCGCCGCCGCGGGTGGACGACGTCGAGGTCATGCTGATCGAGAAGATTCAGCGTTGGGTGCGGACTCACCGGGCCGGGGCGTTTGGTTTCGAGGGGTCGAGCGAAGAGATCCGTGACTTCGAGATCGAGCGAGCCAAGCCGAAGTCGTTTGTCGAGGTCAAGGTCAACTACCAGGCCAAGCTGACGCCGGCAACCGACACCCTGCCGATCGGCGGAGCGGTCAATCTCGCGGTGACCGTCGAACCCGCCTACAACGGGCCCGGCTTCAGGTACCGTTACACACATACCGGAACCCGCGGCAGCATCGACCTTGCGCAGGGCGTTCCGCTCGAGGACAAGACGGTCCGGTACACCGCCAAAGCCGATGGGTCGGGAACCGGAAGCGATCAGGTCAGAGTCGACGTTCTCTCCGTCGTGGCAGGCGTGATCGTCCAGGTGGTCGCAACCGGCACGGCGAATATCAGCATCGACGATTGGCTGAGCGGGAGCTTCATCGTGGCAGAAGAGCCGACGCCTGGCGGTGCGTTCATCGCCGCGCAGATCGTGATACCGAAGCGATCCGGCAATCCCACCTACCGGCTGGAGGTGATCAACAACGGCGAGACCATCGTCTCGAAGACCTTCAGCGGCGCCGAGACCACCAACACCCGCTCCGTCGGCCAGATTTTCGACGGCGGCAGCTCGTGGCGCCTCAATCTGGCTGGAGGTTTCTCAACGACGCCAGCTGGCATGGAAGGACGAAGGAACGTCTACCGGACCGAGTATGCCAGTGTGAAGGTGCGATACAAGGTGGATTAG